A window of the Sporosarcina sp. FSL K6-2383 genome harbors these coding sequences:
- a CDS encoding YfhE family protein, with the protein MTNKNNGLSSAQEVLYQEEYKKADKVAKNKKSSTK; encoded by the coding sequence ATGACCAATAAAAATAATGGATTATCTTCAGCGCAAGAAGTGCTCTACCAAGAAGAATATAAAAAAGCAGATAAGGTCGCGAAAAATAAAAAGAGCAGTACAAAATAA